The following coding sequences are from one Solea solea chromosome 11, fSolSol10.1, whole genome shotgun sequence window:
- the LOC131468271 gene encoding uncharacterized protein LOC131468271, which yields MEVTLFFPLLLFCSLSTAEPPSESDNDIIPRGEQADYQGRKSANVSYQRPTCPQDIHAVMREMSSMLAEQKVELRHLQRENEAQAAKLKEVEVQKTQLDQLKQQVQAQAGELTAVKAKTNVTENQVEALMRDREVKQVAFSASLLASGSGTMGPFNAHTNLVFRHVTTNIGNAYSPNTGFFIAPVRGAYHFEFYIGAHGSSHPSAAVLVKNGQHIFIAYEHQPSHYGSSSNGATLHLEVGDVVFLRLWLNTRIFDSENHHSTFSGHLLFTMKDLAFRRLPFCTTVCLHLPKPTDEQDSLCYVKATILS from the exons ATGGAGGTGACATTGTTtttcccactgctgctgttctgctctctctctacaGCTGAACCTCCGTCAGAGTCTGACAATGACATTATTCCTCGTGGAGAACAAGCTGATTACCAGGGAAGGAAATCTGCAAATGTCTCTTACCAGAGACCGACCTGTCCACAAGACATCCACGCTGTAATGAGAGAGATGAGCTCcatgttggctgagcagaaggTAGAGCTGAGACACctacagagagagaatgaag CACAAGCAGCCAAGTTGAAAGAAGTGGAGGTGCAGAAGACTCAGCTGGACCAGCTGAAGCAACAGGTCCAAG CACAGGCAGGAGAACTGACTGCTGTTAAAGCCAAGACCAATGTGACAGAAAACCAGGTGGAGGCTCtgatgagagacagagaag TCAAACAGGTGGCCTTCTCAGCCTCTCTGTTGGCTTCAGGCTCAGGAACCATGGGACCATTTAATGCACACACTAATCTGGTCTTCAGACATGTCACCACAAATATTGGAAATGCCTACAGCCCAAACACAG GTTTTTTCATTGCACCAGTGAGAGGAGCCTACCACTTTGAGTTCTACATAGGTGCACATGGATCTTCACATCCCTCAGCTGCTGTGTTGGTCAAGAATGGACAGCACATTTTTATTGCATATGAACATCAGCCTTCACATTATGGGAGTTCTTCTAATGGTGCTACACTGCACTTAGAGGTCGGAGATGTGGTGTTTTTACGTCTGTGGTTGAACACAAGGATTTTTGACAGTGAAAATCACCATAGCACCTTCAGTGGTCACCTGCTTTTCACTAT GAAGGATCTTGCATTTCggaggctgccattttgcaccactgtgtgtctgcaccTGCCCAAACCAACAGACGAGCAAGATTCTCTCTgctatgtgaaggccaccatactTAGCTGA